AAATACTGGTGCTTCAGGAGAAGTATGATCTCGAATACGACGCCAACTGTATTACTAACGGTCTATTATTAACACCGGAGAACTGGGCCCTATTGGAACGGGCGAAGGTCTCGTCCGTTCAGGTAACCATTGACGGATACAAAGATACGCACGATTCGCTTAGGCCGCTTCTGCCTATGTACGGGTCTGAGGATCAGGGCAATTACGAAAGGATCCTCGATAATCTTTCAGCCCTGAAACAGTCATCGTCTATCAGAGTGAACATCAGAATCAACTGTGATAAAGTCATAATGAAACACATGGAACTGTTCCTCGATGATTTGGAAAACAGGGGTATCTGGCCGCAACGACATGATCAGTTTAAAATGTATATCGCCCATAAGAAACCTCCACCTGACGGTTTGCCAGTTGACGAGGTGTCTGATTACTATTCGTCACGAGAATTTGGAAAACAGGTTGATCATTTCAGTTCGTTAAGACGAGATAGATACAACCATTGGGCTAGAAAGAATCAAAAGCAACCGGCCCGAACCAGAATGAATCTTCCGAAACCAGCCGCGTTTCTCTGTGGTTCCGCGTCACTACCCTATAGCATCGTGTTGGATTCAGCCGGCTACGTTCATCAGTGTTGGGAACACGTCAATCACAATACGACGCGCGCTCATCACATCAGTGAACCCTACGATCTGCAGCATCCCCGAAGAAGCCTGTTCGTACACTGGGATAAATTCATGCAGAATCCCATGTGTCGAGATTGCAAGATCCTCCCTGTTTGCGATATGGCCTGTCCCCATCTCGATCCGCCGAACGCCTGCCCCGATATCAGGTGGTCCTTACCGGATCGTTTGAAAAGTCAGTATCTGATGACGAAAGAGACGCCGGAGCAAATCCAGTCATTCGAGGAGTTCGATAACGATCTTCAGAACGCCTTCTCACTCTCTGTTAAATGCGATGAGATTAACTGACTGTTTGAGGAAACGAATCATGAGCGATCACACCAGAGAAGAGATGATCGATGTCGTGAAGGAAGGGCGCAAAACCGTTTTCGCCTGGCGAGAAAGGAATCCGTTCGAAAGAATGAATCTATGCCATGCCCAACTTCCGGGAATAGATCTATCCCTCGCAAATTTGAGGGATTTCGACCTCGTCGGCGCTGATCTCTCCATGGCAAAACTCGTTCGCGCATACCTGAGCGGAGCCGATTTGCGTGATGCAAAACTGGAAAACGCCGATCTGCGTTTCGCCGCCCTGG
This Gemmatimonadota bacterium DNA region includes the following protein-coding sequences:
- a CDS encoding radical SAM protein, with the protein product MNSVIYKTSYYNFYVPVPENDCYLLYNSRTNGLTEMESEVVRQLIHWSKLDKIPSKELKCLSPDILDSLIESSYVVNACVDEKELIHKRIVRQRRASYKNASFELTITPTLSCNMGCPYCFEGPKPYRNFMSEETIDDIVQFMEREIQNSDIVESFRKVRVTWYGGEPLLRPEVIENLSSKILVLQEKYDLEYDANCITNGLLLTPENWALLERAKVSSVQVTIDGYKDTHDSLRPLLPMYGSEDQGNYERILDNLSALKQSSSIRVNIRINCDKVIMKHMELFLDDLENRGIWPQRHDQFKMYIAHKKPPPDGLPVDEVSDYYSSREFGKQVDHFSSLRRDRYNHWARKNQKQPARTRMNLPKPAAFLCGSASLPYSIVLDSAGYVHQCWEHVNHNTTRAHHISEPYDLQHPRRSLFVHWDKFMQNPMCRDCKILPVCDMACPHLDPPNACPDIRWSLPDRLKSQYLMTKETPEQIQSFEEFDNDLQNAFSLSVKCDEIN